A stretch of Methanococcus voltae PS DNA encodes these proteins:
- the secY gene encoding preprotein translocase subunit SecY, with protein sequence METFLQKIRPVLEYIPEVKRPDREISFKGKLYWTGIVLLLYFILGTIDVYTGGSEIPALFDFWQTVTASKMGTLITLGIGPIVTAGIIMQLLIGSELVKLDMSKPDNRALFQGLQKAFGIFLCFLEAGMFVLAGAFGALTPMMSLALILQLAIGAILLIYLDEIVSRYGIGSGIGLFIAAGVSQTIFVGALGPQGYLWKFFSALVSGSMGPALEYILPILATIAVFFVVVYAESIRVEIPLAHGRVKGAVGKYPIKFIYVSNLPVILAAALFANFQLWGLVLYKIGFPLLGTYSNGRAIDGIAYYFSTPYGLSSVISDPIHAIVYTLFLIGFCVLFGLFWVETSGLDAKSMAQRLGGLNMAIKGFRKSNKSIENRLKRYIKPITVMGSAFVGLLAALADFTGALGGGTGVLLTVSIVYRFYEQLVQEQLSDLHPMLSKIVKK encoded by the coding sequence TTGGAAACATTTCTTCAAAAAATAAGACCCGTTTTAGAATATATACCGGAAGTTAAGAGACCTGACAGGGAAATATCATTTAAAGGTAAGCTCTATTGGACAGGAATTGTACTTCTATTATATTTCATATTGGGTACAATAGATGTTTATACTGGCGGTTCGGAAATTCCCGCGCTATTCGACTTTTGGCAAACTGTTACTGCATCAAAAATGGGTACTCTTATCACATTAGGTATTGGTCCTATCGTTACAGCAGGTATCATAATGCAGTTGTTAATTGGTTCTGAACTGGTCAAATTAGATATGTCAAAACCTGATAACAGGGCATTATTCCAAGGTCTCCAAAAAGCATTTGGTATATTCTTATGTTTCTTAGAAGCTGGAATGTTCGTATTAGCAGGAGCTTTTGGGGCACTTACGCCGATGATGTCATTAGCTCTAATATTGCAGTTAGCAATCGGTGCTATATTACTTATTTACCTAGATGAAATTGTTTCAAGATATGGTATAGGTTCAGGTATCGGATTATTCATTGCAGCAGGGGTTTCCCAAACAATATTCGTGGGTGCTTTAGGTCCACAAGGTTATTTATGGAAATTCTTTAGTGCATTAGTTTCAGGAAGTATGGGTCCAGCTTTGGAGTACATATTGCCAATATTGGCTACAATAGCAGTATTCTTTGTTGTTGTATATGCTGAAAGTATTAGGGTTGAAATACCATTAGCTCATGGTAGGGTTAAAGGTGCAGTAGGTAAATACCCAATTAAGTTTATCTACGTTTCAAACTTGCCTGTTATCCTTGCAGCGGCTTTATTTGCAAACTTCCAACTCTGGGGTTTAGTACTCTATAAAATAGGATTCCCATTATTGGGTACTTATTCAAATGGTAGGGCAATAGATGGTATTGCATACTACTTCTCAACACCATATGGTTTATCCAGTGTAATATCTGACCCTATTCACGCAATAGTTTATACATTGTTCTTAATAGGATTTTGTGTATTGTTTGGTTTATTCTGGGTTGAAACTTCCGGACTCGATGCTAAATCAATGGCGCAGAGACTTGGCGGTTTAAATATGGCAATCAAAGGATTTAGGAAAAGTAACAAATCCATTGAAAACAGATTAAAAAGATACATCAAACCAATAACGGTTATGGGTTCAGCATTTGTAGGTCTCCTTGCGGCACTTGCAGACTTTACTGGTGCATTAGGTGGTGGTACTGGGGTATTACTTACAGTATCAATCGTTTACAGGTTCTATGAGCAATTAGTTCAAGAACAACTATCGGATTTACACCCTATGTTATCTAAGATAGTTAAAAAGTAA